DNA sequence from the SAR202 cluster bacterium genome:
TATACTAGGCTCCATCAAATAAATTAGTGGAGGATATTTATGGCGCTTTTGCTTGGAGATGCTGAAATCAACAATCTACTTACTATGGAAGATGTAGTAAATACTATGGAAAATGCATTCAAAGAAGTTGGGAAAGGAGTTACTTGGAATCGACCAAGATCAAGAATTAGACTCCCACGAGGATTTCATCATCTTATGGCAGCATCTCTTGCCGAACCAAATGTGTTTGGATTAAAAACGTATACAAGTTTTAGAAAAGGTATACGATTTATGACCTTAGTTTATGATGGAGAGCAGGGTGATTTATTATGTATTGTGCAAGGCGGAAGATGTTCACAGATGAGAACTGGTGCAGTAAGCGCTGTGGGAACAAAATATATGGCTAACGAAAATAGTAAAACCGTTGGTATCATTGGTACAGGTTTTCAAGGAAGAGCTCAACTTGAAGGTGTATGTACTGTAAGAAATATTAGTTCAATTAAAGCTTATGACAGAGATAAAGAAGCTTGCATAAACTTCAGCAAAGAAATGACAGAAACCTTAGGTATAGAAATTACTCCAGTTGATGAACCTGAAAAGTGTGTTTCAAACTCAGATATTATTATAACAATGACAACCGCAAGAGAACCAATACTATTTGGGTCATGGTTAGAAGAAGGTATGCACATAAATGCTGCGGGTAGTAATCACTGGATACGACGAGAAGTAGATGATGATGTGATTAAACGAGCAGATTCTATAGTTGTTGACAGTAAAGATGACGCATATATTGAAGCTGGAGATTTATTATACCCAATAGAACGAGGTATTATACGTTGGGATCAAATCCATGAATTATCTGATCTAGTTTCTGGAAAAATTATTAGTAGAAAATCTGATAAAGACATAACTTTATTAGAATCTCAGGGTATAGCTATAAGTGATATAGCAACTGCCGCTCTTGCTTATGAAAGAGCAAAATCTGAAGGTGTTGGACAAGAAATACCTTTAGACTTATAAACATTATGGAGGATAAAATCATGCCAACTGTTGAAGAATTAAAAGCACTAGCGATTGAAGAAATAGATAAAAGAAAAGAAGAAATTATAGGACACGCAAAACATATATTAAATAATCCAGAAGTTGGATTTACTGAATTTAAAACATCTAAATATGTAAGTGAAATTTTCTCTAAACTAGGTATCGAACACGATGCTAATTTGGCATTAACTGGATTAAAAGGCAATATCGACTGTGGAGGAGGCGAAGGACCAAATGTTTCAGTTATTGGTGAGCTTGATTCATTAAGAATTTTCGAACACCCAATACATGATTTAACCACAGGTGCTGCTCATGCGTGTGGGCATCATTGTCAAATTGGCAGTATGATAGGTTCAATTATTGGGCTTATTGTACCTGAAGTAAAAAACAACTTAAGTGGATCAATAATACCTATAGCCGTTCCTGCTGAAGAATTTATAGATGTAGAACAACGAATGTTATTAAGAGAAGAAGGTAAAATAGAATTTATGGGCGGAAAACAAGAATTCATAAAACTTGGAGTCTTTGATGATGTAGATATGGCAATGATGTGTCATACCTCTGCAACAAACACTACTTTTGGTGTTGGAGGAACAAGTAATGCCCATATAGTAAAATATGTTGAATTCACAGGGCAAGCCGCTCATGCTGGAGGATCTCCTCATATGGGAATTAATGCACTGAATGCTGCCATGATTGCACTTACCGGAATCAATGCAAATAGAGAAACATTTCTAGACACAGATACTGTTCGTGTTCATGGAATTCTTACACGCGGTGGTCAAGCAGTTAGTTCAATACCTTCACAAGTTACATTAGAATGGCGTGTTCGTTCAGGATCTAATGAAGCTGTTGTAGCAAATAGTAAAAAGGTAGATAGATGTTTCCAAGCAGGAGCTATGGCAGTAGGAGCGAAAGTATCTGTTACTAATATCCCTGGTTATATGCCTAGACTTGATAACCCACAATTACAAGAATTATTTCTGCAAAATGCTGGTCATCTCACGACTAAAGACGACATTGATATTATAGATAATTCACATAATGGTGGTGGGTCTACAGATATGGGAGATTTATCTCAAATAATGCCTACATTACACCCTTATGTTGGTGGTGGAGATGGTGTAGGGCATAGTGAAACCTACCTCATCCATGATTATGAGAAGGCAGTTATACAACCTGCAAAAGCAATGGCATGTGTAGTGATTGATCTATTATCAAATAATGCAGCAAAAGCCAAAGAAATAAAAGAAAAACACAATTACAACATGACAGCTAGTCAATACTTAAATTTTCAAAGATCGGTAGCTGAAGTTATAGAATACGCACCTGAAGGATAATAAATGCAAATATTATCTTTATGGATACAACTTGGTATTACTACTGCCATAATCCTATATGCATCAAACTTTCTAGCAAGGTCAGCAGATAATATTGCTGATAAAACGGGCCTTGGCAGATCAATAATTGGCGTTGTATTACTTGCAACAGCTACATCACTTCCAGAGTTAGGCACAGGTGCAAGCAGTATTGTTTTGTTCAACGAAATTGACTTAGCTGCTGGAGATGTTTATGGAAGTTGTGTGTTCAATTTATTAATTATAGCAATACTTGATCTAATCTATAGAAACAAACCTATATTATCAAGTGTAGGTAACACACCAATAATTGTAGCAGGATTGTCTATGATACTAATTTCCATATCGGTATTTGGAATACTTTACATGGAATATTTTGATGAAATTAGTTTTCTTATATTTAATAGATTAGATCCAATAAGTATTGTCCTGCTACTACTTTTTATTACCTCAATGTTTATTATTTATAAGATAGAAAAAAATAATGATGGATCGGAAGATGCAATCAATACATCTGATACATTAAAAAAGTCAGGTTTTATTTTTTTGCTATCAGCAATCATAATCATAATCTGTGCTGTATGGCTCGCCAATGTAGGTAAAAATATAGCAATATACATGGAATGGGAAACAAGTTTCGTAGGTACACAATTCTTAGCATTTAGTACATCTTTACCCGAATTAGCTGCATCCATTGCAGCACTTAGAATAAATGCTCCTGAATTAGCAATCACTAATGTTTTAGGAAGTAACCTTTTTAATATAGGTGTAGTCCTTTTTGCTGATGACCTCGTCGCTACTAATGTTCATTTACTAAATGTTGTATCAAATGTTCATCTCATTTCTGCCACTGCAAGTATTATTATGACAATTATTGTTCTTTTTGCATGTAAGAAACAATTTAGTCAGAAAATATATGGTGACATCACTGCGATAATGATAATCGCCATTTACATAACAAGTAGTATTTCAATATTCCAAGAAACATTTCAATTATTATACTTAGTATTAGGATTAGTCATCGCAACCATAATCGCATTAGTTGTCAGGTTTTACTTCAACTTTACAAATTCACAGCTAAATTAGATACTATAGGCTCAATATAGCATATAAAATTTATGTATTATGGTAAAAGAGAGTCAAAATTTAATTTATCTTGATCACGCTTCAACTACATATATACGAGATGAAGTATATGAAGTTATGAAACCGTATTTAACAAATAATTTTGGCAATCCATCAAGTATTTATACAATTGCGCAACAGAGCAGGGTCGCAATTGATCAATCCAGAGAAAAAGTTGCAAAAATCCTCAATTGTAGACCTAGTGAAATAATATTCACAAGCGGAGGAACTGAATCAGACAATTCTTCAATCTATAGTACTGCCATTGCTCAAATGAATATTGGAAAACATATTATCACAAGCTCAATAGAACATCATGCTGTACTCAATGCCTGTGAATTTCTAGAAGAAAATCTTAATTTTAAAATTACCTACTTACCAGTAAATAATCAAGGTATTGTTAATATAGAATCACTTAAATCGCAATTGACCTCAAAAACTACTTTAGTTAGCATAATGTTAGCAAACAATGAAATTGGAACAATCCAACCAATAAATGAAATTTCCAAAATAATTAAAGACTACGCTAAAAGAAATAATACGAAAATACTAATTCATACAGATGCGGTACAAGCACCTGGATATATAAACTTAGATGTTAAAAATCTTGATGTTGATCTGTTGAGTCTCTCATCGCATAAATTTTATGGTCCTAAAGGTTGTGGAATATTGTATGTTAAAAGAGGAACTCCATTTACACCTATTACTGTTGGAGGAAACCAAGAAAGGCAAAGAAGAGCAGGAACAGAAAACGTATCAGGCATTGTTGGCACAGCAAAAGCTTTAGAACTTGCAGAATTAGAAAGAATTGAAATTACAAATAAAACAACACTTCTCCGTGATAAATTAATATCCGGTGTATTAAAAAATATTGAAAAAGTAACATTAAATGGAGACCCTATAAATCGTATAGCTAATAATGCACACTTTTCTTTTCAAGATGTTGAAGGAGAATCAATATTATTAAGCCTAGACTTAGAAGGTATTGCTGCTTCTAGCGGCAGTGCTTGTACATCTGCTTCATTAGAACCGTCTCATGTTCTAAAGTCTTTAGGTTTAACAGATGAAACAGCACAATCTTCTGTTAGAATGACTTTAGGTAGAAATACTACTGAGGAAGAAATAAATTCGGTACTTGATACTCTTCCCAAAATAGTTACAAGATTAAGGTCAATGCCTACACTTTCTAATGTATTA
Encoded proteins:
- a CDS encoding ornithine cyclodeaminase family protein, whose product is MALLLGDAEINNLLTMEDVVNTMENAFKEVGKGVTWNRPRSRIRLPRGFHHLMAASLAEPNVFGLKTYTSFRKGIRFMTLVYDGEQGDLLCIVQGGRCSQMRTGAVSAVGTKYMANENSKTVGIIGTGFQGRAQLEGVCTVRNISSIKAYDRDKEACINFSKEMTETLGIEITPVDEPEKCVSNSDIIITMTTAREPILFGSWLEEGMHINAAGSNHWIRREVDDDVIKRADSIVVDSKDDAYIEAGDLLYPIERGIIRWDQIHELSDLVSGKIISRKSDKDITLLESQGIAISDIATAALAYERAKSEGVGQEIPLDL
- a CDS encoding amidohydrolase, with translation MEDKIMPTVEELKALAIEEIDKRKEEIIGHAKHILNNPEVGFTEFKTSKYVSEIFSKLGIEHDANLALTGLKGNIDCGGGEGPNVSVIGELDSLRIFEHPIHDLTTGAAHACGHHCQIGSMIGSIIGLIVPEVKNNLSGSIIPIAVPAEEFIDVEQRMLLREEGKIEFMGGKQEFIKLGVFDDVDMAMMCHTSATNTTFGVGGTSNAHIVKYVEFTGQAAHAGGSPHMGINALNAAMIALTGINANRETFLDTDTVRVHGILTRGGQAVSSIPSQVTLEWRVRSGSNEAVVANSKKVDRCFQAGAMAVGAKVSVTNIPGYMPRLDNPQLQELFLQNAGHLTTKDDIDIIDNSHNGGGSTDMGDLSQIMPTLHPYVGGGDGVGHSETYLIHDYEKAVIQPAKAMACVVIDLLSNNAAKAKEIKEKHNYNMTASQYLNFQRSVAEVIEYAPEG
- a CDS encoding aminotransferase class V-fold PLP-dependent enzyme, with amino-acid sequence MVKESQNLIYLDHASTTYIRDEVYEVMKPYLTNNFGNPSSIYTIAQQSRVAIDQSREKVAKILNCRPSEIIFTSGGTESDNSSIYSTAIAQMNIGKHIITSSIEHHAVLNACEFLEENLNFKITYLPVNNQGIVNIESLKSQLTSKTTLVSIMLANNEIGTIQPINEISKIIKDYAKRNNTKILIHTDAVQAPGYINLDVKNLDVDLLSLSSHKFYGPKGCGILYVKRGTPFTPITVGGNQERQRRAGTENVSGIVGTAKALELAELERIEITNKTTLLRDKLISGVLKNIEKVTLNGDPINRIANNAHFSFQDVEGESILLSLDLEGIAASSGSACTSASLEPSHVLKSLGLTDETAQSSVRMTLGRNTTEEEINSVLDTLPKIVTRLRSMPTLSNVL